The Brachyspira sp. SAP_772 genome includes the window GCCTTTCAAAGAAGATGTTTTAAGAGACCCAAAAACAGTTAGAGGCTTACAACAATTAATAGCTATGGGTGTTGATAAATTAAAACCAGAGTTTGTAACAATTACAGATAGTACAGGATACGTATTAACTGATTTTACAGATGAGGCTGCTAATTTAAAATTAAAAGTAGCTCAAGAAGAGTTAAAAATAGTTGACAGAGAGAGAAAAAAGATAGAAAATAAAATAAGACAAACATTAGGAAGAATATATACAAATAGAGTAGAGACAACAATAGCATTAGAACTTATATGGGACGATATTACAATAACAAATAATTTGGTTCTTCCTATAATACTTAAAGAAGATGACCCAACAACACCTTATGATGATAGCCAATTTACAAATAAAGTTCAAGTATCAAGCCGTACAGTAACAGAAGATTGGAAAGGTCAGCAATTTATACCACAAGGTGCAGCTGGTGCAGAGGAAAATGTTCCTCCGGGTTATAAAGATAAAACAGACAGATGGCAGACATACACAAAAACAGATAGCCAAGATAACTATGAATTAAGCAAAAGATACGAAGCTATAAAGAAAGGAAGCTATCAGATAGGTAAAATATCTGCTGCTGTTGCTTTAGATGGAAGATGGACAAAGGTTTATGATGCTAATGGTAATGCTGTAATAACTAATGGTTCTAGCTATTTAAGAGAGTATCATCCAGTAACTGCTGATGAGATAAAAAATGTTACAGCATTAGTACAAGCAGCTATAGGATATGACTTAAAAAGAGGTGACCAAGTTAGCGTAACACATATTCAGTTTGACCATTGGGATAGATTTAATGCAGAAGATGCTAAATTATTAAGAAACAATTTTATAAAGAGAGTTCTTATAATTTCTATGATAGGATTGTTGGCATTATTTATATTAGTGCTTATAATCAGATCTATACAGAAAGAGCTTGCTAGAAGACGCAGACTTAGAGAGGAAGAGCTTGAACGCAAACAGATGGAAATGCGTAGACAGGCTATGATGAATGCCAATGAAGAACCTATGAGTGAGATTAACTTAGAGGATGCAGCTCGTAAGAAACTTATGGAAGAAGTTATAAGAGTAAGTCATGAAAGACCAGAGGATGTTGCTCAATTGCTACGTACTTGGATGGCAGATGATAAATAAATAAGTTAAATAAAAAATATTGAGTTATAATTTTTTATAGGAGTTTAAGTATGGCTGCGGCTACTAATGAAAAAGAAAAAAAACAACGCGTATTAAGCGGACGTCAGAAAGTTGCTATATTTTTAGTTTCTTTAGGAATGGAAGCTTCTAGCGAGATATTTAAGCATTTACGCGAAGAGGAGATAGAGCAAATCACATTTGATATTGCGAGACTTGAGAATATTGAATCTGCCGATAAAGATGCTGTATTTAGAGAATTCCAAGAGATGATGATAGCTCAAGACTTTATAACTCAAGGCGGTATAGATTATGCTAGAGACTTGCTTGAAAGATCTGTAGGAAGCCAAAAAGCAAGCGATATAATAAACAGACTTACTTCTTCATTACAAGTAAGACCGTTTGATTTTATACGCCGTACAGATCCAGCTCACTTACTTAACTTTATACAAGGTGAGCACCCTCAAACTATAGCACTTATTTTAGCATATTTGGAAGCTCCAAAGGCAGCAAGCATATTAGGAGCATTGCCTTCAGAAATACAGCCTGATGTTGCTAAGAGAATTGCTACAATGGACAGAACTTCTCCTGAGGTTTTAAGAGAGGTTGAAAGAGTACTTGAGAGAAAACTTTCTACACTTGCTAGTGAAGACTTTACTTCTGCAGGCGGTATAGATTCTATAGTTGAAATTATTAACAGCGTTGATAGATCTACAGAGAAAAGTATTATCGAGAGTTTGGAAGAGGACGATCCGGAACTTGCAGAAGAAATCAAGAAACGTATGTTTGTATTCGAAGATATTGTTTTACTTGATGACAGGGCTATACAGAAAGTACTTCGTGAAGTTGATTCTAGCGATTTGGCTAAGGCACTTAAGAGTGTCGATTCTGATGCTCAAGATAAGGTTTATAGAAACATGTCAAAACGTGCTGCTGCATTGCTTAAAGAGGATATGGACTTTATGGGACCTGTTCGTCTTAAAGATGTTGAAGAAGCTCAGCAGAAAATTGTTAATATCATTCGTAAGCTTGAAGAGCAGGGAGACATTGTTGTGGCTCGTGCTGGTGAAGATGAGATGGTTGTTTGATGTGTATTTATTTTGATTATTAATTAGGAGTTTAAATTATGCCAGAAAAGGTTTTTAAGGCTAAAAGTATCGTTGAACTTACTCAAAAAGTTAATATAGCTGTACCGCATCATAAGCTTCAGGAAGAGATAGATTTTGAAGAGCAGGAAGAATATCATGGTCCTTCTATAGAGGAAATTGAGGCAGAGATTGCTGGACTTAGAGCTCAGTGGGAAGAAGATTTAAAAGACATGAGAAGAAAGGCTGCTGATG containing:
- the fliG gene encoding flagellar motor switch protein FliG, with the protein product MAAATNEKEKKQRVLSGRQKVAIFLVSLGMEASSEIFKHLREEEIEQITFDIARLENIESADKDAVFREFQEMMIAQDFITQGGIDYARDLLERSVGSQKASDIINRLTSSLQVRPFDFIRRTDPAHLLNFIQGEHPQTIALILAYLEAPKAASILGALPSEIQPDVAKRIATMDRTSPEVLREVERVLERKLSTLASEDFTSAGGIDSIVEIINSVDRSTEKSIIESLEEDDPELAEEIKKRMFVFEDIVLLDDRAIQKVLREVDSSDLAKALKSVDSDAQDKVYRNMSKRAAALLKEDMDFMGPVRLKDVEEAQQKIVNIIRKLEEQGDIVVARAGEDEMVV
- the fliF gene encoding flagellar basal-body MS-ring/collar protein FliF, with translation MDFVNKLIGQVKNIFAKTTKVQKAILIGVLVVALGAIAATVFFTSRRAGTLLFQNALTQEDARNVIAVLDANNIKYQYRNGFITLNNEADKAKAELELVKEGRMPMGVDGWELFDAPRIGITDAELDINKRRSLTKAITQLLTKLDFVQEATVDLAFPKKEYLTDVDSPVTASVVIKAQPFKEDVLRDPKTVRGLQQLIAMGVDKLKPEFVTITDSTGYVLTDFTDEAANLKLKVAQEELKIVDRERKKIENKIRQTLGRIYTNRVETTIALELIWDDITITNNLVLPIILKEDDPTTPYDDSQFTNKVQVSSRTVTEDWKGQQFIPQGAAGAEENVPPGYKDKTDRWQTYTKTDSQDNYELSKRYEAIKKGSYQIGKISAAVALDGRWTKVYDANGNAVITNGSSYLREYHPVTADEIKNVTALVQAAIGYDLKRGDQVSVTHIQFDHWDRFNAEDAKLLRNNFIKRVLIISMIGLLALFILVLIIRSIQKELARRRRLREEELERKQMEMRRQAMMNANEEPMSEINLEDAARKKLMEEVIRVSHERPEDVAQLLRTWMADDK